From one Lotus japonicus ecotype B-129 chromosome 3, LjGifu_v1.2 genomic stretch:
- the LOC130748570 gene encoding interactor of constitutive active ROPs 3-like: MQTPKTRTSSYGVPHRVCPRVAPLLKPPALDINSALSLSQAKKTSNDRSPKVIERKSPRSLVPERKRPSRISELESQISQLKGDLKKVKDQLNFSELSKKQAQQDAKESKEQMLSLSVKLEDSQQQLLKLSDNSTLLISAISEIQQLKVQLELIANCENAHTQIAESSEVELLNLKHNLAESLSLVKNMSSQITEDPKLVNETLRRLEAAKRTVESLRADAAKAVHGYNSAALELEQSRARLNLLETLVTKFDSGLISNNCNNSRNFADNANLEQEDERLKNIEDPNDIEPEVSFLRYEVGRLRCGVESAQTKLLEEQIQNIVKMKNAHESIERIKSESSQKVSELEAELKRNEAENEELKANLMDKETELQGIVEENEKLNLKFEKSIAKHSRLNECVAELNSDLIKKERELQSISQDNEMLKMEINEAVMKLELVTAEAEGSKQNAERLAEKLEVVQAAMSETDAEVRRLRVQSDQWRKAAEAAAATISAGNNGRLAERSMSLDSRCNPHMNRYSTCCEEIDDDFQRKKSGNMLKKFKELWKKNQN; this comes from the exons AACTAGCTCCTATGGCGTGCCCCATAGAGTCTGCCCTCGCGTTGCACCTCTGCTCAAGCCTCCTGCATTAGATATTAACTCTGCACTTTCATTGAGTCAAGCTAAGAAGACATCAAACGATAGAAGCCCCAAAGTCATTGAGCGAAAATCACCAAGAAGTCTTGTCCCAGAG AGGAAACGCCCTAGCAGAATATCTGAATTGGAATCTCAGATTTCTCAACTGAAAGGGGAtttgaagaaggtgaaggacCAGCTCAATTTTTCTGAGTTGTCCAAGAAGCAAGCTCAGCAAGATGCTAAGGAGTCCAAGGAACAAATGCTATCCCTATCAGTGAAACTTGAAGATTCTCAACAGCAACTTCTGAAGCTCTCAGATAACTCTACTTTGCTGATCTCTGCCATAAGTGAAATTCAGCAGCTTAAGGTTCAGCTTGAATTGATTGCTAATTGCGAGAACGCACATACCCAAATTGCGGAATCATCAGAGGTGGAACTACTAAACTTGAAGCATAACTTGGCAGAATCTCTTTCTCTTGTGAAGAACATGAGTTCCCAAATCACTGAGGACCCAAAACTGGTCAATGAAACTTTGAGGAGACTTGAAGCTGCAAAAAGAACTGTAGAGTCCCTAAGAGCTGATGCTGCAAAAGCTGTTCATGGCTACAACTCTGCTGCTTTGGAGTTAGAGCAGTCTAGAGCACGGTTGAATTTGCTCGAGACACTTGTAACCAAATTTGACTCAGGCCTTATCAGTAACAATTGCAACAATTCTAGAAATTTTGCAGATAATGCTAACTTGGAGCAGGAAGATGAAAGATTGAAAAATATAGAGGATCCAAATGACATTGAACCAGAAGTTTCATTTCTGAGGTATGAGGTTGGACGATTGAGGTGTGGCGTAGAGTCTGCTCAGACTAAATTGCTGGAAGAACAGATTCAGAACAtagtgaagatgaagaatgCTCATGAGTCGATCGAGCGGATAAAATCAGAATCAAGTCAGAAAGTGTCTGAGCTAGAGGCTGAGCTGAAGAGAAATGAAGCTGAAAATGAAGAGTTGAAGGCAAACCTGATGGATAAGGAAACCGAGTTGCAGGGTATTGTGGAGGAGAATGAGAAgctgaatttgaagtttgaaaAGAGCATTGCAAAACATAGTAGGTTGAATGAGTGTGTGGCAGAGCTGAATAGTGATCTGATTAAGAAGGAGAGAGAACTACAAAGTATATCTCAAGATAATGAAATGCTGAAGATGGAAATCAATGAGGCTGTGATGAAACTTGAGCTTGTGACAGCTGAGGCAGAGGGGAGCAAGCAGAATGCTGAGCGTTTGGCTGAGAAGCTTGAAGTGGTACAAGCAGCTATGTCTGAAACAGACGCAGAAGTGAGAAGGCTGAGGGTGCAATCTGATCAATGGAGGAAGGCTGCAGAAGCGGCTGCTGCTACAATTTCAGCAGGGAACAATGGGAGACTCGCTGAGAGATCTATGTCTTTAGACAGCAGATGCAACCCTCATATGAATAGGTACTCAACTTGTTGTGAAGAAATAGACGATGATTTCCAGAGAAAGAAAAGTGGCAACATGCTGAAGAAGTTTAAAGAGTTAtggaagaaaaatcaaaattag
- the LOC130748571 gene encoding fasciclin-like arabinogalactan protein 11 has protein sequence MMMPKQSLISSISLTILLTLLCCCSILPTTTIAALSPVSAPAQPPPSSATPPATAPATPLVPTLPQPPSDTSSSATDIVGILRKANNFNIFIRLMKATQLNNQLNSQLLTIKSGGLTILAPEDSAFSELKPGFLNTLSNGQKLELLQFHVLPDIVSSSNFDTLTNPVRTLAGNKPGKVELNVISYGGSVNISTGQVNTTINGIIYTDKHLAIYNVGKVLLPSEFFPKKTIAAVPALAPAPEDAAKAPKADKEKPSSSEDSEQSSQVVPAETSGSVRITMCGTLVYLVLGVVFVAVHSMNY, from the coding sequence ATGATGATGCCAAAGCAATCACtcatatcttccatttcattaaCAATTTTACTTACCCTCCTATGCTGTTGTTCCATTCTTCCCACCACTACCATAGCAGCACTATCCCCAGTTTCTGCACCAGCTCAACCACCACCATCCTCCGCTACCCCACCAGCCACAGCCCCTGCAACACCATTAGTCCCTACACTCCCCCAACCACCAAGTGACACTTCCTCCTCCGCCACTGACATTGTAGGAATCCTAAGAAAAGCAAACAATTTCAACATCTTCATCCGCCTCATGAAAGCCACCCAGTTGAACAACCAACTCAACTCCCAGCTCTTAACCATCAAGTCAGGCGGCTTAACCATCCTCGCCCCGGAAGACAGCGCCTTCTCCGAACTCAAACCGGGCTTCCTCAACACCCTCTCCAATGGCCAGAAGCTTGAGCTCCTTCAGTTCCATGTTCTTCCAGACATTGTCTCCAGCTCAAATTTTGACACCCTCACCAACCCTGTGAGAACATTGGCAGGAAACAAACCCGGGAAGGTGGAGCTGAACGTGATTAGCTATGGTGGCAGTGTGAACATTTCCACGGGACAGGTTAACACCACAATCAATGGCATTATATATACTGATAAGCATCTTGCTATTTATAATGTTGGTAAGGTGCTTCTTCCTTCGGAATTCTTCCCTAAGAAGACGATTGCGGCTGTACCAGCTTTGGCGCCGGCCCCGGAAGACGCTGCAAAGGCGCCTAAGGCTGATAAGGAGAAGCCGTCGTCGTCCGAAGATTCTGAGCAATCATCTCAGGTTGTTCCTGCTGAGACCTCTGGCAGTGTGAGAATCACAATGTGTGGAACGTTGGTGTACCTTGTTCTTGGTGTTGTGTTTGTGGCAGTTCACAGCATGAACTATTAA
- the LOC130743764 gene encoding interactor of constitutive active ROPs 3-like → MESQLKEYTCTESAQGQTQINGTLRQLEAAKIIVESLGVEASKFVHDHNSDALGPEVSFFRHEVGRLRCIIESVETKLLEEQIQNTVKIRNAYQSIELIKSESSHRESELKVELKKKQVEIEDLKAKLMDDKNKKLNLKVGKSIMSPEKEYEIMAEFQRMDECVAELNGDHIKKERALQSISEENEIVKYIGKAMMKLEIVKKEAEKSKQNAKRLAEQLEVVQAAMSETKAEVRRLREQSDQWRKVAEDATTMIYRGNNGQLTERSLSLDNRCNTSLIRYPFFSEENDDGFQRKKSGNLLEKIKGLWKKIKKE, encoded by the coding sequence ATGGAATCCCAACTCAAGGAGTACACATGCACAGAGTCAGCTCAAGGCCAAACACAGATCAATGGAACTTTGAGGCAACTTGAAGCTGCAAAAATAATTGTAGAGTCCCTAGGGGTTGAAGCTTCAAAATTTGTTCATGACCACAACTCTGATGCATTGGGACCAGAAGTCTCATTTTTTAGGCATGAGGTTGGACGATTGAGGTGTATCATAGAGTCTGTTGAGACTAAGTTGTTGGAAGAACAGATTCAGAACACAGTGAAGATCAGGAATGCTTACCAATCAATTGAGCTTATAAAATCAGAATCAAGCCATAGGGAATCTGAGCTAAAGGTCGAGTTGAAGAAAAAGCAAGTTGaaattgaagacctgaaggcaAAACTAATGGATGATAAAAACAAGAAATTGAATTTGAAGGTTGGAAAAAGTATAATGTCACCTGAAAAAGAATATGAGATTATGGCTGAATTTCAAAGGATGGATGAGTGTGTGGCAGAATTGAATGGTGATCATATTAAGAAGGAGAGAGCATTGCAAAGTATATCTGAAGAGAATGAAATTGTAAAGTATATCGGTAAGGCTATGATGAAACTTGAGATTGTGAAAAAAGAGGCTGAGAAGAGCAAACAAAATGCAAAGAGGTTGGCAGAGCAGTTGGAAGTAGTGCAAGCAGCAATGTCTGAAACAAAAGCAGAAGTGAGAAGGCTAAGGGAGCAATCTGATCAGTGGAGGAAGGTtgcagaagatgctactactaTGATTTATCGAGGTAACAATGGGCAACTCACTGAGAGATCTCTGTCATTGGACAACAGATGTAACACTTCTTTGATTAGGTATCCGTTTTTTTCtgaagaaaatgatgatggTTTCCAGAGAAAGAAAAGTGGCAACTTGCTAGAGAAGATTAAAGGGTTAtggaagaaaattaaaaaagagtAA